From Gemmatimonadales bacterium, a single genomic window includes:
- a CDS encoding M14 family metallopeptidase encodes MTTIQRRFVRAATLALGACFILSGAASAQSALAAMGSPPNPKVPVSWDRYYDHAAIGDIGRRLQKAYPDRCHLGSIGTSHEGREMWLLTVTNFKVGNVDDKPGMYIDGNIHANEVQGTEISLYTAWYLCEMADRVPWVDSLLDARVFYIVPTINPDGREDFLKKPNSPNSPRSGVVPRDSDGDGLVDEDAYDDLDGDGNITQMRRRNPNGRWVTSPVDPRIMIRAEPDQPGEYDLLGSEGYDNDGDGLVNEDGVAFSYDPNRNWPWNWQPRYVQNGADYYPGSLPETRAVMQFIIDHPNIAGVQTYHNSGGWILRGPGVQSDEYQPQDIRVYDAIAKVGETILPGYKYVVIWSGLYTTWGNELDWTYAGRGIISYSNELWTPFKYFEKTPERDKYDRPEYQFDRLLLMQEAVVPWTPVNHPQYGMIEVGGVKKQYTRAIPGFLLPAEAHRNMAFTVYQASQMPLVTVDSITTRSLGGGLTEVTAIVANKRLAPTHMQQDIAQHITRPDWVTIDGGDVVAGFVVEDPLSGLAREQERNPRRIEVDNIPGMGTATVRWVVRGNGPFTVTVDSEKGGIGKRGSRGS; translated from the coding sequence ATGACGACTATCCAGAGACGGTTCGTGCGCGCGGCCACGCTGGCCCTCGGCGCCTGCTTCATCCTCAGCGGCGCGGCCTCGGCCCAGAGCGCCCTCGCCGCCATGGGCTCGCCGCCCAATCCGAAGGTGCCGGTCTCGTGGGACCGGTACTACGACCACGCCGCCATCGGAGACATCGGCCGGCGGCTGCAGAAGGCCTACCCCGACCGCTGCCACCTCGGCTCCATCGGCACCTCGCACGAGGGCCGCGAGATGTGGCTGCTGACCGTCACCAACTTCAAGGTCGGCAACGTCGACGACAAGCCGGGGATGTACATCGACGGCAACATCCACGCGAACGAGGTGCAGGGCACCGAGATCTCGCTCTACACCGCGTGGTATCTCTGCGAAATGGCCGACCGGGTGCCGTGGGTCGATTCCCTCCTCGACGCGCGGGTGTTCTACATCGTGCCGACCATCAACCCCGATGGTCGCGAGGACTTCCTCAAGAAGCCGAACAGCCCCAATTCCCCGCGCTCCGGCGTGGTGCCACGGGACAGCGACGGCGACGGCCTGGTCGACGAGGACGCCTACGACGACCTCGACGGCGACGGCAACATCACCCAGATGCGCCGCCGCAACCCGAACGGACGCTGGGTCACCTCGCCGGTGGACCCGCGCATCATGATTCGCGCCGAGCCCGACCAGCCCGGTGAGTACGACCTGCTGGGTTCTGAAGGGTACGACAACGACGGGGACGGCCTGGTCAACGAGGACGGTGTCGCCTTTTCCTACGACCCGAACCGCAACTGGCCCTGGAACTGGCAGCCGCGCTACGTGCAGAACGGCGCCGACTACTACCCCGGCTCCCTTCCCGAGACGCGGGCCGTGATGCAGTTCATCATCGACCACCCGAACATTGCGGGGGTACAGACCTACCACAATTCCGGCGGGTGGATTCTCCGTGGCCCCGGCGTGCAGTCCGATGAATACCAGCCGCAGGACATCCGGGTGTACGACGCCATCGCCAAGGTGGGGGAAACGATCCTGCCGGGCTACAAATACGTCGTCATCTGGAGCGGGCTCTATACCACGTGGGGGAATGAACTCGACTGGACCTACGCGGGCCGCGGCATCATCAGCTACAGCAACGAGCTCTGGACCCCGTTCAAGTACTTCGAGAAGACGCCCGAACGGGACAAATACGACCGGCCGGAGTACCAGTTCGACCGGCTGCTGTTGATGCAGGAGGCGGTGGTGCCGTGGACGCCGGTCAACCATCCGCAGTACGGGATGATCGAGGTGGGCGGGGTCAAGAAGCAGTACACCCGCGCCATTCCGGGCTTCCTGCTGCCCGCCGAGGCGCACCGGAACATGGCGTTCACGGTGTACCAGGCGAGCCAGATGCCGCTGGTGACCGTGGATTCGATCACCACCAGGTCGCTCGGCGGCGGGTTGACGGAGGTCACGGCCATCGTGGCCAACAAGCGGCTCGCGCCCACCCACATGCAGCAGGATATTGCGCAGCACATCACGCGCCCCGACTGGGTGACGATCGATGGCGGTGACGTCGTTGCCGGCTTCGTGGTCGAGGACCCGTTGTCGGGGCTGGCACGGGAGCAGGAGCGCAATCCGCGGCGGATCGAAGTCGACAACATCCCTGGGATGGGAACAGCCACCGTCCGCTGGGTCGTACGCGGGAATGGGCCCTTTACGGTGACCGTGGATTCGGAAAAGGGCGGGATCGGGAAGCGGGGAAGCAGAGGTTCATGA
- a CDS encoding M14 family metallopeptidase, with the protein MRKHRTPWLAAALIGMLAVPASAQAPSAGYQNAAAMQRTIDQLAGAHRNVVQVSEVARSPGNRPVTAIRLGAGKDPDGRPALLVLANAFGPHVVGSEMAMRIATRLADGYGKDAAVTALLDARTIYIIPRINPDAAEGFFRSPLYERIRNDGSADDDHDWEVDEDGPEDLNGDGLITMMRVRDPAGEWIADSATPALLRKADRTKGEVGVYRLYTEGRDNDHDQAWNEDPTGSTAVSANFTYQYDFFGDATGLYPMSAPETKGVADFFIAHPNIAAVYVLGPQDNLLTPWKHKSGRGLGGKPEGTTAGGPYTSILEADQPYFEEVSARFQKATGLKTGPASASLSGDPLSWAYYDMGRWAFGSRVWWIPDTPVKDSTATDDSAPRKESKAGDGKKPAPAGDSLKAETNAYRWIAANGGTGFVDWKPYTHPDFPGREVEIGGFAPFVGINPPAAMLDSLAGGQLAFVTALAGALPKITLRNARVTAVGTRTYRIEVEVGNEGYFPTLSAIGVKAFWPRRIRLELAKGSADIVGGRAIQLVGPIPGSGASETFRWVVVGDPGATVTITATSPVAGTASETLKLR; encoded by the coding sequence GTGAGAAAGCATCGGACCCCGTGGCTCGCCGCGGCACTCATTGGCATGCTGGCCGTTCCTGCGTCGGCACAGGCGCCGTCCGCCGGCTACCAGAACGCCGCCGCCATGCAGCGCACCATCGACCAGCTGGCTGGCGCCCACCGGAACGTGGTGCAGGTGTCCGAAGTGGCGCGCTCCCCCGGCAACCGGCCGGTGACGGCCATCCGCCTCGGCGCGGGCAAGGATCCCGACGGCCGGCCCGCGCTGCTGGTGCTGGCCAACGCCTTCGGACCCCACGTGGTGGGGAGCGAAATGGCCATGCGGATCGCCACCCGGCTGGCCGATGGGTACGGCAAGGATGCGGCGGTCACCGCCCTCCTCGACGCCCGCACCATCTACATCATCCCCCGGATCAATCCCGACGCCGCCGAGGGGTTCTTTCGGAGCCCGCTCTACGAGCGGATTCGAAACGACGGCTCCGCCGACGACGACCACGACTGGGAAGTTGACGAGGACGGCCCGGAAGACCTCAACGGCGACGGGCTGATCACCATGATGCGGGTGCGCGATCCGGCGGGAGAGTGGATCGCCGATTCCGCCACCCCGGCGCTTCTCCGGAAGGCGGACCGGACCAAGGGCGAGGTCGGCGTCTACCGCCTCTACACCGAAGGGCGCGACAACGACCACGACCAGGCCTGGAACGAGGATCCCACCGGCAGCACCGCCGTCAGCGCCAACTTCACCTATCAATACGACTTCTTCGGAGATGCCACCGGGCTCTACCCGATGTCCGCACCGGAAACGAAGGGCGTCGCCGACTTCTTCATTGCCCATCCCAACATCGCCGCCGTCTATGTCCTCGGTCCGCAGGACAATCTCCTCACCCCCTGGAAGCACAAGAGCGGACGGGGACTCGGGGGGAAGCCGGAGGGAACCACCGCTGGCGGACCGTACACCAGCATCCTGGAAGCCGACCAGCCCTATTTCGAGGAAGTATCCGCGCGTTTCCAGAAGGCCACCGGACTGAAGACCGGCCCCGCCTCCGCCTCCCTCTCCGGCGACCCGCTCTCCTGGGCCTACTACGACATGGGCCGCTGGGCCTTCGGATCACGCGTCTGGTGGATTCCCGACACGCCGGTGAAGGACTCCACCGCCACCGACGACTCCGCTCCCAGGAAGGAGTCCAAGGCGGGCGACGGGAAGAAGCCGGCCCCCGCGGGCGACTCGCTCAAGGCAGAAACGAACGCCTATCGCTGGATCGCGGCGAACGGCGGCACCGGCTTTGTCGACTGGAAGCCGTATACACATCCTGACTTTCCGGGGCGCGAAGTGGAGATCGGCGGTTTTGCGCCGTTCGTCGGCATCAACCCGCCCGCGGCAATGCTCGACTCGCTCGCGGGTGGCCAGCTGGCCTTCGTGACAGCGCTGGCCGGGGCGCTGCCGAAGATCACCCTGCGCAACGCGAGGGTCACCGCCGTCGGCACCCGGACCTATCGCATCGAGGTCGAGGTCGGCAACGAGGGGTACTTCCCCACCCTCTCGGCCATCGGCGTGAAGGCCTTCTGGCCGAGGCGCATCCGGCTGGAGCTGGCCAAGGGATCGGCGGACATTGTCGGTGGCCGGGCCATCCAGCTGGTCGGGCCGATCCCCGGCAGCGGGGCGTCCGAGACATTCCGCTGGGTGGTGGTCGGGGATCCGGGAGCGACAGTGACAATCACCGCGACGAGTCCAGTCGCAGGCACGGCGTCCGAAACGCTGAAGCTGCGCTGA